The Dehalococcoidia bacterium genome has a segment encoding these proteins:
- a CDS encoding radical SAM protein — protein sequence MCVLLIDTPYPFVEYPRPPLSLGYLAAVLEREDVDVQILDFLVAEYSSEKLSKKLVEYQPQVVGVTCSTLNYLTARQILQVCKGCDPDIVTVIGGPHVSFTARDTLEQAPWIDIVVLGEGEETIIELIRALETGGELGGVMGIAFRQDHRVVLTQPRPFITDVDSLPFPAWHLVPLSKYLAIKSPLSVSTSRGCPYSCIFCCGPLMMGHRVRLRSPKLVVDEIERDHKEFGIKEFSFIDDTFTLNHRHAQQICDEIKARHLDIELGSFSRADHLTKELLVSMREAGFTRVLFGVESASQKILNTIKKKIALDEIREGTKLATENGIGVFANFILGLPGETPETARQSMDFARELREEYGAIYGFHLLSPFPGSELYEKADEYGISILSRDWADYDANRPITETADMKAWQAQEISDYYDRAVAYAGAEKRHLAESGDLQSKKELEEKESREFAWRLLKGDVIERVGGIKITQNPAQGEQVEELARRVSQRLATPLDSARHEMWKLAQKGLLRCEREGKGFVWKWANLSHDEGKWR from the coding sequence GTGTGCGTTCTTCTTATTGATACCCCTTACCCCTTTGTAGAATACCCCAGGCCACCCCTCTCCCTGGGGTATCTTGCCGCCGTCCTGGAAAGGGAAGATGTCGATGTCCAAATTCTCGATTTTCTGGTGGCCGAGTATTCATCTGAAAAGCTTAGCAAAAAGCTCGTGGAATATCAGCCTCAGGTTGTAGGAGTTACATGCTCCACCCTTAACTATCTCACCGCTCGTCAAATCCTCCAAGTCTGCAAGGGCTGTGACCCTGATATTGTTACTGTCATTGGCGGCCCCCATGTGAGCTTTACTGCCAGAGATACGCTTGAGCAAGCCCCTTGGATCGATATCGTGGTTCTTGGAGAGGGGGAGGAGACGATAATCGAGCTAATAAGGGCATTAGAAACAGGGGGAGAGCTTGGGGGGGTTATGGGGATTGCCTTTCGCCAGGATCATAGGGTGGTGCTAACGCAACCACGCCCCTTTATTACAGATGTGGATTCCCTTCCTTTCCCCGCCTGGCACCTGGTTCCCCTCTCAAAATATTTAGCGATTAAGTCCCCTTTAAGTGTGTCTACCAGTAGGGGTTGCCCCTACAGCTGTATATTTTGCTGCGGGCCCCTCATGATGGGACATCGAGTGCGACTTCGCAGTCCCAAATTGGTGGTTGATGAGATAGAGAGGGATCACAAGGAATTTGGCATTAAAGAATTTAGCTTTATCGATGATACCTTTACCCTCAACCATAGACATGCCCAGCAAATTTGTGATGAGATAAAGGCGCGCCATCTCGATATTGAATTAGGTTCTTTCTCCAGAGCTGATCATCTGACCAAAGAGCTACTGGTAAGCATGAGAGAGGCTGGTTTCACCAGGGTTCTCTTTGGGGTTGAGTCCGCGTCTCAGAAGATATTAAACACAATTAAAAAGAAGATCGCCTTAGATGAAATAAGAGAGGGGACAAAGCTTGCCACGGAGAATGGCATCGGTGTTTTCGCAAACTTCATTCTAGGACTGCCCGGTGAAACCCCGGAAACTGCTCGGCAGAGCATGGATTTTGCCCGCGAACTGCGTGAGGAGTATGGCGCTATCTATGGCTTCCACCTATTATCCCCCTTCCCGGGAAGCGAGCTATATGAGAAGGCCGATGAATATGGCATTAGCATACTCAGTAGGGATTGGGCTGATTATGACGCTAATCGACCGATAACGGAGACCGCTGATATGAAGGCTTGGCAAGCACAGGAGATATCGGATTATTACGATCGAGCGGTAGCTTATGCCGGGGCGGAAAAGAGGCACTTGGCAGAATCTGGAGACCTCCAGTCAAAGAAGGAATTGGAGGAAAAGGAAAGCAGGGAGTTCGCCTGGAGGCTACTGAAAGGCGATGTAATCGAGAGGGTGGGAGGGATAAAGATAACTCAGAACCCCGCCCAAGGTGAGCAGGTGGAGGAGCTGGCACGACGGGTGTCACAAAGACTGGCCACCCCTCTAGATTCAGCCCGGCATGAGATGTGGAAGCTGGCTCAGAAAGGCCTGCTCAGGTGTGAGCGGGAAGGGAAAGGCTTTGTTTGGAAATGGGCTAACCTAAGCCATGATGAGGGAAAATGGCGGTGA